Proteins co-encoded in one Arachis hypogaea cultivar Tifrunner chromosome 13, arahy.Tifrunner.gnm2.J5K5, whole genome shotgun sequence genomic window:
- the LOC112733635 gene encoding protein phosphatase 2C 37: protein MAGICCGVVGEGEATAPIEPSQRPSRRRSLDLLSLRLMTDVATVAAPEASRKRQRMDLCAVPRERGNVAENRGSFVAGQNKEDGSKQLVNNEDGTVSETKRSKVSSQLSLTAEGLGNEKVFEECPKFGVTSVCGRRRDMEDSVCVRPSFCDESHRGFHYFGVFDGHGCSHVATLCKERLHDIVKDEISGAKKDEQELEWKSVMEHGFLRMDDDVHIWSKANHSSACRCELQSPHCDAVGSTAAVAVVTSEKIVVSNCGDSRAVLCRNGVAIPLSSDHKPDRPDELIRVQAAGGRVIYWDVPRVLGMLAMSRAIGDNYLKPYVIPEPEVTVTERRHDDECLIIASDGLWDVVSNDTACGVVRMCLKAQKPPSPPGSPSGSGVAADGSDRACSDASILLTKLALARHSEDNVSVVVVDLRRGQQRTNPNNNDNVN from the exons ATGGCTGGGATTTGCTGTGGTGTTGTTGGAGAAGGCGAAGCAACGGCTCCAATCGAGCCAAGCCAACGCCCGTCCAGGCGAAGGAGCCTAGACTTGCTTTCTTTGAGGTTAATGACCGACGTGGCGACGGTGGCGGCGCCCGAGGCTTCCCGGAAACGGCAGAGGATGGACCTTTGCGCGGTTCCCAGGGAGCGCGGCAACGTCGCGGAGAACCGCGGCTCCTTTGTTGCCGGGCAGAACAAGGAGGACGGATCTAAGCAGCTGGTTAACAACGAAGATGGCACAGTTTCGGAAACGAAACGGTCCAAGGTTTCTTCTCAGTTGAGTTTGACGGCGGAAGGTTTGGGAAATGAGAAGGTTTTTGAAGAGTGTCCGAAGTTCGGCGTGACTTCCGTTTGCGGAAGGAGACGAGACATGGAGGATTCGGTTTGTGTGCGTCCTTCTTTCTGCGATGAGAGTCACAGAGGGTTCCATTACTTCGGCGTGTTTGACGGTCACGGTTGCTCACAT GTTGCGACGCTGTGCAAGGAGAGGCTGCATGATATTGTGAAGGATGAAATCAGTGGAGCGAAGAAGGATGAACAAGAGTTGGAATGGAAATCCGTGATGGAGCATGGGTTCTTGCGCATGGACGACGACGTACACATCTGGAGCAAGGCGAATCACTCCTCCGCCTGCCGCTGCGAGCTTCAGAGTCCACACTGCGACGCTGTCGGATCCACTGCCGCTGTCGCCGTCGTCACCTCCGAGAAGATCGTTGTCTCCAACTGCGGCGACTCACGCGCGGTGCTCTGCCGCAACGGCGTGGCCATCCCCCTGTCCTCCGATCACAAG CCTGACCGACCCGACGAACTGATCCGGGTTCAAGCAGCAGGAGGGCGCGTGATCTATTGGGATGTTCCCAGGGTGCTTGGGATGCTAGCCATGTCTAGAGCCATAG GGGATAATTATCTGAAACCGTACGTGATCCCGGAACCGGAGGTGACCGTTACTGAGAGGAGACACGATGATGAGTGTTTGATTATTGCGAGTGACGGTTTGTGGGACGTGGTGTCAAATGACACTGCGTGCGGGGTGGTGCGGATGTGTCTCAAGGCGCAGAAGCCGCCGTCGCCGCCGGGGTCTCCGTCGGGGAGTGGCGTGGCAGCGGACGGATCCGATAGGGCGTGCTCAGATGCTTCCATTCTGCTGACGAAGTTGGCGCTGGCGAGGCACAGCGAGGATAATGTGAGCGTGGTGGTAGTTGACTTGAGGAGGGGCCAACAACGGACTAATCCCAACAATAACGACAACGTTAATTGA